The Triticum aestivum cultivar Chinese Spring chromosome 3A, IWGSC CS RefSeq v2.1, whole genome shotgun sequence genome includes a region encoding these proteins:
- the LOC123057160 gene encoding putative disease resistance protein RGA3: MATSLGRAVAVLAISSLNLRRQTTNLAEAEQHRCASSNQHVEHPHRRTSSLVQGKVYGRDYEKAEIIRLVKGHKLSSSVTVLTVLGIGGVGKTTLAQLVYNDPSVESQFDHRIWISVSNKFDETRISREMLDFVSQGTHEGLYSFARLQEVLRGYIKSKRVLLVLDDVWDDMNDFQWNQLLAPFNSDNEKGNIILVTTRKPSVAKRRGTVEPIKLTGLQEDDFWILFKACVFGDENYEVKGSLRTLAWQIIEKLKGNPLAAETAGALLRQHLTSEHWSNILKNEDWKSLQLTRGIMPTLKLCYDQLPYHLQQCFSYCAIFPCNYRFLAEEIVRIWISQGFVKCSHSGMRLDEIGRLYLTNLVNLGFFQQIEVGYSSNNQTTYVMCALMHDFARVISRAECATLDALQCNEISSTVLHLSIVTGRVYWYDEKFQEILRNTMKKVKNLRSLVLIGQYDSQLFQQVFEKAHNLRLLQVSATAGSHSFLCGLVNPTHLRYLNLQDAHVWPGDLPQVLSKFLHLQVLEVGLCRDTSFTLERMVNLEDCGERLIFPSLERLPFLTTIKLSNLRKIRE, from the exons ATGGCAACCTCCCTAGGAAGAGCGGTCGCGGTTCTTGCTATATCCAGCCTTAATCTACGACGCCAGACGACAAACCTAG CCGAGGCAGAGCAGCACCGTTGTGCAAGTTCAAATCAACATGTAGAACATCCACACCGTAGAACATCAAGTCTTGTTCAGGGAAAAGTTTATGGGAGGGATTATGAGAAGGCAGAAATCATACGGCTGGTAAAAGGACACAAATTATCTAGCAGTGTAACTGTTCTGACTGTTTTAGGCATTGGTGGGGTTGGGAAGACAACCCTTGCTCAACTGGTATACAACGATCCATCCGTGGAAAGTCAATTTGACCATAGGATATGGATTTCAGTGTCCAACAAATTTGATGAAACGAGAATCTCAAGAGAGATGTTGGATTTTGTCTCCCAAGGAACACATGAAGGGCTGTACAGCTTTGCCAGGCTTCAGGAGGTCTTGAGAGGTTATATTAAATCAAAGAGGGTTCTACTTGTTTTAGATGATGTCTGGGATGACATGAATGATTTCCAATGGAACCAACTATTAGCCCCTTTCAATTCTGACAATGAAAAAGGCAATATCATACTTGTGACAACTAGAAAACCATCTGTTGCAAAAAGGAGAGGTACGGTTGAACCAATTAAGTTAACTGGTTTGCAAGAAGATGATTTTTGGATATTGTTTAAAGCGTGTGTGTTTGGTGATGAGAACTATGAAGTGAAAGGTAGTCTTAGGACTTTGGCATGGCAGATAATAGAAAAGTTGAAAGGAAACCCGCTAGCTGCAGAAACTGCAGGGGCATTATTAAGACAGCATCTTACCAGTGAACATTGGAGTAACATTCTGAAGAACGAAGATTGGAAATCCCTGCAACTCACAAGAGGCATTATGCCTACTTTGAAGCTTTGTTATGATCAACTGCCCTACCATTTACAACAATGCTTCTCATATTGTGCTATATTCCCTTGCAATTATCGGTTTCTCGCTGAGGAGATAGTTCGTATTTGGATTTCACAGGGATTTGTTAAGTGTAGTCATTCAGGTATGAGATTGGATGAGATAGGACGACTCTATCTAACTAATTTAGTGAACCTGGGCTTCTTTCAGCAGATTGAAGTAGGCTACTCTTCAAACAATCAAACTACTTATGTTATGTGTGCTCTTATGCATGATTTCGCAAGGGTAATTTCAAGAGCTGAGTGTGCAACTTTGGATGCTCTACAGTGCAATGAAATTTCATCAACTGTGCTACATTTGTCAATAGTAACTGGTCGTGTGTATTGGTATGATGAGAAGTTTCAAGAGATATTGCGAAATACAATGAAAAAGGTTAAAAATTTGAGATCATTGGTCTTAATTGGACAGTACGACTCCCAATTGTTCCAACAAGTATTTGAGAAGGCACACAATTTGCGTCTATTACAAGTATCTGCAACTGCCGGGTCTCATTCCTTCCTATGCGGTTTGGTAAATCCTACACATCTTCGGTATCTAAACCTACAGGATGCTCATGTTTGGCCGGGAGATTTACCTCAAGTTTTGAGCAAGTTTCTCCACCTTCAAGTATTAGAAGTTGGCTTATGCCGTGATACTTCGTTTACCCTTGAGCGGATGGTTAATCTAGAGGATTGTGGTGAAAGGCTTATATTTCCATCTCTAGAAAGACTTCCGTTTCTTACAACAATCAAGTTGAGCAACCTGCGGAAAATTAGAGAA
- the LOC123059160 gene encoding F-box protein At5g07610-like, whose translation MRDTERSPVSQLSDDLLVEVISRVPYKSTRCCKCVSRRWRDLVSHPDHRKKLPRSTLAGIFYQTFRGERFPATLCGYQSVSGNWCTGMDCSLSFLPKCKRVNMYLLDSCNGLLLCLCWNQPSDVNGFGYVVCNPATEKWVALPATTWSSKVRTARLGFDPSVSSHFHVFEFVSTTGVVDVNMQGLDTGKKTVGVYYSKTGVWTHGVVWDTPLLISRFPRSIFFNRMLHFSSDNNLVVAIDVEGNRRSIRGPMPDSARGVPNVYLSRGQLHLANESVSELSIWALEDFSSENWTLKHSVSHLQLLGTEYAMFAGNYRVISIHPEHNVVFIVCEQLYMLSGPSLTKLMAYDMDSRELRFIRDLEWGCRTPYLPYVPLLSEPLADGQ comes from the coding sequence ATGAGGGACACGGAGAGGAGCCCGGTGTCACAGTTGTCCGACGACCTCCTGGTCGAGGTCATCTCGCGCGTGCCCTACAAATCCACCCGCTGCTGCAAGTGTGTCTCCCGGCGGTGGCGCGACCTCGTCTCCCACCCCGACCACCGCAAGAAGCTGCCCCGGTCGACCCTCGCCGGCATCTTCTACCAAACCTTCAGAGGGGAACGCTTCCCAGCTACGCTTTGCGGTTACCAAAGCGTTTCAGGGAACTGGTGCACTGGCATGGACTGCTCCCTCTCGTTCCTGCCCAAGTGCAAGAGAGTTAACATGTACCTGCTGGACAGCTGTAATGGCCTCCTGCTCTGCCTTTGCTGGAACCAACCTTCTGATGTCAATGGATTTGGTTACGTGGTGTGCAATCCCGCTACTGAGAAATGGGTGGCCCTACCTGCCACCACCTGGTCCAGCAAGGTGCGGACTGCCCGCCTAGGGTTCGACCCCTCTGTCTCCTCCCACTTCCATGTGTTCGAGTTTGTTTCTACTACTGGTGTTGTGGATGTGAATATGCAGGGTCTTGATACAGGCAAGAAAACAGTGGGGGTCTACTATTCCAAAACTGGAGTTTGGACACATGGAGTTGTCTGGGACACTCCGCTTTTGATATCCCGTTTCCCAAGAAGCATATTTTTCAACAGGATGCTGCATTTTTCTTCAGATAATAATTTGGTTGTAGCAATTGATGTGGAGGGAAATCGCAGGTCCATTCGTGGCCCCATGCCAGATTCTGCTCGTGGTGTTCCTAATGTTTATCTATCACGAGGACAATTGCATTTGGCAAATGAGAGTGTTTCTGAACTCTCAATCTGGGCTCTTGAAGATTTTAGTAGTGAAAACTGGACCCTGAAGCACAGTGTTAGCCACTTACAACTGCTGGGAACAGAGTATGCAATGTTCGCGGGGAACTACAGAGTAATCTCAATCCACCCAGAACACAATGTGGTGTTTATTGTATGCGAGCAGTTGTACATGCTGAGTGGCCCATCATTGACGAAACTAATGGCATATGATATGGATTCCAGGGAGCTGCGTTTTATACGTGATCTTGAATGGGGTTGCAGGACTCCTTATCTTCCTTATGTTCCCTTGCTCTCGGAGCCATTGGCAGATGGGCAATAG
- the LOC123059158 gene encoding uncharacterized protein, translated as MNHEDGADDWGSQRPETPPPFDASEYSQLISAGPLLPLLEQYAGVGSYDQNTLRGAPWQVQSQGANADKCTGSQLQLASMANQEPSCSTWNRAAPMYLPSTSYTGESINIVKMRMLSQHKA; from the exons atgaatcacgaagatggtGCAGATGATTggggttctcaaaggccagaaacgccgCCACCTTTCGATGCATCAGAGTACAGTCAGCTCATCtctgcagggccgttgctgccGCTGCTAGAACAGTATGCAGGCGTAG gttcttatgaccagAACACTCTTAGGGGGGCCCCGTGGCAAGTGCAGTCACAAGGCGCTAACGctgacaaatgtacgggcagcCAACTCCAACTAGCTAGTATGGCTAATCAAG AGCCTTCGTGCAGCACGTGGAATCGGGCagcacccatgtacctgccatcgacgtcgtacacaggtgagtccataaaCATAGTGAAGATGCGGATGCTCAGTCAGCACAAGGCATAG